One window of the Falco biarmicus isolate bFalBia1 chromosome 2, bFalBia1.pri, whole genome shotgun sequence genome contains the following:
- the TAGLN3 gene encoding transgelin-3: MANRGPSYGLSREVQEKIEQKYDPELESRLVNWIVVQCGEQIEHPPPGRQHFQTWLMDGTLLCKLINSLHPKGNEPIAKISESKMAFKQMEQISQFLKAAEIYGVRTTDIFQTVDLWEGKDMAAVQRTLMALGSLAVTKDDGCYKGDPSWFHRKAQQNRRGFSEEQLRQGQNVIGLQMGSNKGASQSGMTGYGMPRQII; this comes from the exons ATGGCTAACAGAGGACCAAGCTATGGCTTAAGCCGAGAAGTTCAGGAAAAGATTGAACAGAAATATGACCCGGAATTAGAGTCTAGGCTGGTGAACTGGATTGTTGTACAGTGTGGAGAGCAGATAGAGCACCCTCCTCCTGGAAGGCAACATTTTCAGACTTGGTTGATGGATGGAACG CTGTTATGCAAGTTAATAAACAGTTTGCATCCAAAGGGAAATGAGCCCATTGCAAAGATCTCTGAATCAAAAATGGCTTTCAAGCAGATGGAGCAAATTTCTCAGTTCTTAAAAGCTGCTGAAATCTACGGAGTACGAACAACAGATATTTTCCAGACAGTGGATTTATGGGAAG GGAAGGACATGGCAGCAGTGCAGAGAACCTTAATGGCTCTAGGCAGTTTGGCAGTCACCAAGGATGACGGCTGCTACAAAGGGGACCCATCCTGGTTTCACAG gaaagcacagcagaaTCGACGAGGATTTTCAGAAGAGCAGCTTCGTCAGGGACAGAACGTAATAGGCCTTCAGATGGGCAGCAACAAAGGAGCATCACAGTCGGGTATGACAGGCTATGGGATGCCAAGGCAGATTATCTAA